A stretch of DNA from Synechococcus sp. JA-3-3Ab:
TCCTGCTCAGCCACATTCTAGAAGTGCCCAGCGACCTGGCCGAGGAGATCACCGTCGTCGACATTCCCCTGCCCAACAGCGAAGAGATCAGCCGCCTCATCCAGCTCTATGTGGCCCCGGAAAAACTCAAGCTCACCCCCCTGGCCCGCGAGCAACTGGTCAAAGCCTGTCAGGGGCTGAGCCGGGAGCGCATCCGCCGCGTCTTGGCTCGCGCCCTGGCCGCCAAGCAGGAGGTGAACGAGGCCGACATCGACCTGGTGTTGGAGGAGAAAAAGCAGGCCATCCGCCAGACCGGCATCCTGGAGTTTTTCACCGCCCGCGAGACCCTGAAAAGCGTGGGCGGGCTGGACAACCTCAAAGCTTGGGTGCGGGTGCGCCAGGAAGCCTTTACCGAAGAGGCGCGGCGCTACGGCCTGCCCAATCCCAAGGGCGTGCTGCTGGTGGGGATCCAGGGTACCGGCAAGTCCCTCTCCGCCAAAACCATCGCCAACGAGTGGCGGCTGCCGCTGTTGCGGCTGGACGTTGGGCGGCTGTTTGCCGGCATTGTTGGCGAATCGGAAAGCCGCGTGCGCCAGATGATCCAACTGGCGGAGGCCATGGCCCCCTGTGTGCTCTGGATTGACGAAATCGACAAAGCTTTTGGCAACATCACCAGCAGCGCCGACGGGGACTCGGGCACCAGCCGTCGGGTGTTTGGCAGCCTGATTACCTGGATGCAGGAGAAGACCAGCCCCGTTTTCATCGTGGCCACCGCCAACAACGTGCCCCTCTTGCCGCCGGAGCTGTTGCGCAAGGGCCGCTTCGACGAGATCTTTTTCCTTAACCTACCCACCCACGCTGAGCGCAAGGAGATCTTCCGGGTACATCTGCAGCGGCTGCGCCCCAGCCGGCTGCGGGAGTTTGACCTAGATGAGCTGGCAGCAGCCGCCCAAAACTTCAGTGGCGCCGAGATCGAGCAGGCTATCGTTGACGCTATGTACAACGCCTTTGGAGGCAGCGGCAGCGGCGCTCGGCGAGACTTTACCCAGGAAGACATCCTGCAGGCCATCCGCGAAACTGTGCCCCTGGCCTCCATTGCCCGCGACCAGATCGAAAGCCTTAAGTGCTGGGCCGCCCAGGCAGGCGCTAGAACCGCCTCCCAGGATGCTCAGGTGCTGCAGGAGATGAAGCAGTGTTTTGCAGCTTCCTAGAGGGGATCCCCGATTTTTCCTGCTTGAGGGGAGCGAGTGGGAAGCCCCCTAGGCTCGGGTTTGGGCCTTGGAGTCGGATCCCGTCACTGAGGCATTAGTTCGCCTCTTCCCCTTCGTCTCTGGGAATGGATGGTCGAGATAACCCCACCTCCGGCATCCCCTCGTGTCACAATGGGTAAGGATCGGCTTTTTTTGTGTCTTGGCGCTGTGCTCAAGCTCCTGTACTACCGCGAGATCCCTTGCCCAGATACCGCTCAAGTGCTGAGCTGGCTGCAGGAGCACCTGCCTCTGCCTGCGAGCAGCCAAAAGGTACTCACCCCCACTGGGCTACGCCTAGAGGGATCCGGAGCGCAGCTGGCCGTTTTCCTCTGGTCGGGGCTGAACACCACCTATCTCAAGATCTTTCAGTGGTCAGAGCGGCCTTTCCCCCAGCAGGGCCGCTGGCTAAAGGAAGTGGAAAGGGCTATCCAAAGCCAATTTCCCCACCGCTACCCGCAGTTGCCAGATGTCGATCTCAGCCAGGGATCCATCTTTGAGCAACTGGAGCCCTTTTACCCGCAGACGGTGAAGTATTTCCGCCGCATCCCCAACGGGGAGTTTGACCTGCAGCGGGTTTACTGGTGGGAGAAACGCTGGCGGGAAGAAGTCCAATCCCCTCACGCTTGCCGGCCCCCCGTGCTATTTCGCCAGCCTGCCCCAGAGCCCGCCCCCCAAGAGTGGGACTTGGTGATCGTGGGCGGGGCGTTGGGGGCTATCTACGGCGCGGCCATGGCCCGCTTAGGTTACCGCGTGGCCCTGGTGGAACGGCTGCCCTTTGGCCGCATGAACCGGGAGTGGAACATCTCGCGGCGGGAGCTGCAGACGCTGGTGGAGTTTGGTCTCCTCAGCCCTGAGGAGATGGAGAGCCTCATCCTCAGGGAATACACGGATGGTTTTAACAAGTTTTTTGATGGCAACAGCCCCGTGCGCGCCCCCGTCCTGCACACGCCGACGGTGCTCAACCTGGCCATTGATGCCGAAAAGCTCCTGCAGCTCTGTGGTCAAATCTTGAGATCCAGGGGTGGTGCCATCTACGAGCGCAGCGAGTTTCAGCGGGCCTACATCGAGGAGCAAGGCGTCACGGTGGTGGTTAAGGACCTAACCACTCAAGAAGAGTTCTCTCTGGGATCCCGCCTGTTGGTGGATGCCATGGGGACGGCCTCCCCCATTGCCCAGCAGCTCTACGGCCGCCGCGCCTTCGACAGCGTTTGCCCCACGGTAGGGGCCACCATTGCAGGGGGGTTTGAGCCAGGAGTTTGGGATCCCCAATTTGGCGACATCCTGGCCAGCCACGGCGACATCAGCCGCGGTCGGCAGCTCATCTGGGAACTGTTCCCTGGGCCGGGGGAGGATCTCACCTTCTACCTGTTCCACTACCACCAGGTGCATCCGGAAAACCCGGGCTCCCTCTTGGAGCTGTACGAAGACTTTTTCACCATCCTGCCGGAATACCGCCGCTGCGACCCGGAGCGCCTGCAGTGGAAAAAAGCCACCTTTGGCTACATCCCCGGACGCTTTGGCCAGCAGCCAGCTCCCCAAGAGCCCTTCGACCGCCTCCTTTTAATTGGGGATGCGGCAGCTCTGCAATCGCCCCTGAGCTTTACGGGGTTTGGATCCCTGGTGCGCAACTGCCCTCGCCTGTGCGATTTGCTGGACACAGCCTTGCGCCATAATCTCCTCAAAGCCGCCGACCTAGCCCAGATCCGCGCCTACCAGGGCAACTCCGCCGTCACTTGGCTGTTTTCGCGGGGGATGATGGTGCCCACCGGCAAGGTGTTGCCGCCCGAGCGCATCAACGCCATCCTCAACAGCTTTTTCGGTATTCTCGCCACCGAGCCGCCTGAGGTGGTGGACGACTTTATCAAAGACCGGGCTGGCTGGCTGGCCTTTAACCGCATGGCTATCAAAGCGGCTCTGCAGAACCCGCGGCTGCTGCTGTGGATCTGGGAGGCAGTAGGAGCGGAAGGCTTTGCCCAGTGGCTACCTACCTACTTCAGCTACACCGGACTGGCTTTGCTCTCGGCCCTCCTGGGAAGTTGGTTTCCCAAGCTGGTGCGGCGCCTGCAGCCCTGGCTGGAGTCCCGCTACCCCCGCCTGTGGTTGCGCTGCCTGAGCTGGAGCTACACCCTCACCTACGGGGTAGGCCAGCCGCGCCTGGAGTTTCATCTCCCCGCTCCCAGCTCTCCTGCCGCGCAAAACCTGCAAAACCCAATACCGACCTGGATAGAAGAAAGGGCCTAGGCCGGAGACTTTCACCAAGCCGTTGTTTCCACCGTCTCTCTGGCGCCTCCAGGAAAGGCGGGCGTCAACTGTTTTGTCGGCAGAGTCAACTCACAAAAAATCTCGAGGAGTGCTGGCAGTCCTTGCTTTGGTTTGCTAGCAGTTTTCGGCCTTATCTGCACAAGATTGTTTGCCGCAGCAGCCGATTCCCAGGTAGTGGCCAGCGGCAAAAGAGCTGTGTCCACCTGCTCTTTACCTTGGCAATTGGCTCAAGTTGAGTATAATCAGTGCCTACCATCCACTAACCTTCAGGTTCAGGCCGAAGAGGGTTGGGAAGGGATCCCAACTTGAATCGGTCGAGGAGTTTCTGAACCTCTTTTTGCAAGGTCTCTATTTTGGCAAGAAAACTAGGACCATGGTTTATACTTTTGAAATCATCGGCATTGCCCCTGCCCTCGATTTTTTCTGGCAGCAGCAGGAGCTGGCAAAGCGGCCTTGTCGGGTAGAGTACCTGGGCACCCGCCCTTGCACCCTGGATGCGCTGCTGGGATCCTTGGAGGAGGTGCCGGCGCGGCGGGGCTGGGATTTGGATCAGCTAATCGAAGCGGTTATTCGCTTCTGGTGCAACAATCCCGACTTGGTCAGTTTGTGGCGGTCTCGCTTTCAGGATGCCGGAGAAGATGTCCTGCTGATCTCGCGGGTGGGGCCCATTCAATCCCTACAGCAGGAGTTTGAGTGGCTGCTCAACCAATGAGATCCCTAAACCGGGTAGGCTAAGGGCAGGATTGTTTCGTAACTACCCATGAGCGACACCGTTTTCAGCAAGATCATCCGCAGGGAGATCCCGGCCCAGATTGTCTACGAAGACGAGCGAGCCATCGCCTTCAAAGACATTGCTCCCCAGGCTCCTGTCCACATCTTGGTGGTGCCCAAGGAGCCTATCCCCGGCATTGCCCAGGCCAAGCCCGAACACGAAGCGTTGCTAGGGCACCTGCTGCTGACGGCTCAGCGGGTGGCTGTTGAAGCTGGCCTAAGCAGAGGTTATCGCTTGGTCATCAACCAAGGAGAAGACGGGGGTCAAACCGTCTTTCACCTGCACATCCACGTTCTGGGCGGTCGGGCGATGGGCTGGCCGCCGGGCTAGCTTCGGGTTTTGCCGCCAAGTGGGGCCTCTACAGCTAGAATGCTGCCATTGAGGGTGGCTGGCAGGCGAGGTTTAGAGGCGATGGAGTGGCATGTTACCGATGCGGAAAGCCTGATGATCATCGACCAGGAGGTGGGCAAGCACGAGCTTTCCCCCGCCGAGTATGAGGTGGTTCGTCGAGTTATTTACGCTACTGCAGATTTCGAGTATCTCCACCTCATCCGTTTTGGCAACGAAGCCCTGCAGGCTGGGGCGGCGGCTTTGGCGGCGCGCACCACCATTGTGGTGGACGAGCCGATGGTGCAGGTAGGCATCGCGCGGGCCGTGCAGAACACCTTCTCCAACCCCATCTACTGCGGCAGCGAAGCTGTCACCCGCCCCCAGAGGGACAAGACCCGCTCTGCCTGGGGCCTGCAAACCCTAGCTCAGCGCTACCCTGAGGCAATCTTTGTCATTGGCCAATCCCAGACGGCTCTTTCCACCCTGGTGCAGTTGATCGCCGAGAAAGAGGTATCCCCTGCCCTGGTCATCGCGACGCCGGCTGGGTTTGTGGATGTGGTGAAAGCCAAGCAGGAGCTGGCCGATTCCATGGTGCCCCACATCCGCACTGAGGGACGGAAGGGCGGCCCTGCAGTGGCGGCGGCGGTCTTGGATGGCCTGCTGGATTTGGCTTGGCAGGCCTATGTGGGAGCCAGCAGCCCAAGCCCTACTGGCAAATCAGTTAGCGGATAGAGGGGAGCTCCGTTGATCTGATGATCTAAATGGTTCTGATCCAGATCACAGGCTTGGCAGGATCTCCGTCATGCTTCCCTCGGTCTGGCTTCGAGAAGATGGGAGCTATCTTCTCAGTGCCGGACAAAAAAGCCCGAGAAGCGGCTAGTCGAGGCAGAGCGAGGGATCCGGTCATGCAGCAGTTCATTTGGGTTTGGGGAAGCGGCTGGCTTTTGGCTATGGCCTTGGCCAGGGGAGGATGGGCCCAAGCGGAGGTAGCGGCTCTTTTGCCCGCCGGACAGCCGGCTATATCGCCCTCTCTCCCTGTGCCGTCGAACATCGACCAGAGGGAAGCTCGACTCAGCCCCTACCAGCGCTGGCAACAGCAGCATGCTGCCGCGGAGATTCCCTCTTCTGGGTTTGGGGAGGTCTTCTACCGCCTCGCTCAGAAAGCGGAACAGAGCCCAGAGGGGCTGCCTTTTCCACTGCGGCCAGCCGGGATCCCTCTGGGAGAGGGTAGCCCTTTTTTCCTCCATGTCAACGGGCTGGTCTACCAACTGTCCTATTGAAATAGGCGGGGAGGTTTTCGCGTTAGCAGGACGGCTATTTCAAGCCCTGCTGAACCTCTCCTCTCCCTGGGGGTGAGGGATCAGTAATGATTCCCCACCTTGCGGTGGTGGACGGCGGTGAGGCCCTCCAGGTTGGAGACCCGCCCGGCTTCTAGGGTGCTGTAGACCACCCAGTGGTCGCTGGTTTCTAGGCGGCTGGCCACGCGGCACTCCAGGTAGGCCAAGGCATCGGCCAAGATGGGGGATCCGTTGGCGGCGGGGTAGGTCTTGATGCCGGCAAAGCGGTCGGCTCCCGGCGGGAAGCGCTTCAGGAAGTGGCGCATTAGGGACTGGTGATGGCCTTCCTGCAACACGTTGAGGACAAAGGTATCGCCCACCTGCAGGAAGGACTCGATGGCCCGGTCTTTGGCCACGGCAACGCTGATCCCCGGCGGATCGCTGCTGGCCTGGGCCACCCAGGAGGCGAGCATGGCGCTGGTGGCCTGCCCTTTGCGGGCGGTGAGGATGTAAAGGCCATTGCTGATGCGGCCTAGGGCGCGATCCAAGTCGGCATCCAGGGCTTTCATCTGCTGAATGGTGCGATCCCGCGTTAGCCACTGCCCCAGGTCGGTGCCGGCTTCCTCCGCCAATTGCAGCAGGGTTTCGTCTAGGGGTTGCTTGAGGAGAATAGGAGGGAACACTTCTTTGGCGCCCATCTCCTGCAGCGTGTTGCGGCAGAGGTAGACCGACTCGTCATCTGCTCCCCCCGACTCGAACAGGCCAAAGCCTTGTTTGCTGTGGGCAGCAGCCAGGAGGGTTTTCAGCAGCACCTGGGTGGAGGCCGCATCAGGCCCCGCTTGGGGCGGCATGCCTATCACCACACCAGCGGCCAAGCTCATCAGCTCGCGCACCTCGTGGGCATCCAGCAGCCGCAGATCCGCCAGCTCTACGGCAACGCCGGTTTTTTGGATGCCGCGGGCAATGGCTTGGGCCAATGCTTCCGCCTGGCCATAGCCCGATAGGTAGAACACCGCCACCATTCGTTCGGCTTTGGCCTGCTCCAGGCTCCAAGTGCGGTAGTGCTCCACCCA
This window harbors:
- a CDS encoding AAA family ATPase encodes the protein MIRARYPLIYLVSPEEEPADAVLVQVAKRTDPPRRLLFWDVVRGWQDSGEDRGSIMAALGRVWRSAPQEDTLFVLRDLHFVLRNASSDKNAPILRELKNLSRELKRTRKTLILLSHILEVPSDLAEEITVVDIPLPNSEEISRLIQLYVAPEKLKLTPLAREQLVKACQGLSRERIRRVLARALAAKQEVNEADIDLVLEEKKQAIRQTGILEFFTARETLKSVGGLDNLKAWVRVRQEAFTEEARRYGLPNPKGVLLVGIQGTGKSLSAKTIANEWRLPLLRLDVGRLFAGIVGESESRVRQMIQLAEAMAPCVLWIDEIDKAFGNITSSADGDSGTSRRVFGSLITWMQEKTSPVFIVATANNVPLLPPELLRKGRFDEIFFLNLPTHAERKEIFRVHLQRLRPSRLREFDLDELAAAAQNFSGAEIEQAIVDAMYNAFGGSGSGARRDFTQEDILQAIRETVPLASIARDQIESLKCWAAQAGARTASQDAQVLQEMKQCFAAS
- a CDS encoding NAD(P)/FAD-dependent oxidoreductase — translated: MGKDRLFLCLGAVLKLLYYREIPCPDTAQVLSWLQEHLPLPASSQKVLTPTGLRLEGSGAQLAVFLWSGLNTTYLKIFQWSERPFPQQGRWLKEVERAIQSQFPHRYPQLPDVDLSQGSIFEQLEPFYPQTVKYFRRIPNGEFDLQRVYWWEKRWREEVQSPHACRPPVLFRQPAPEPAPQEWDLVIVGGALGAIYGAAMARLGYRVALVERLPFGRMNREWNISRRELQTLVEFGLLSPEEMESLILREYTDGFNKFFDGNSPVRAPVLHTPTVLNLAIDAEKLLQLCGQILRSRGGAIYERSEFQRAYIEEQGVTVVVKDLTTQEEFSLGSRLLVDAMGTASPIAQQLYGRRAFDSVCPTVGATIAGGFEPGVWDPQFGDILASHGDISRGRQLIWELFPGPGEDLTFYLFHYHQVHPENPGSLLELYEDFFTILPEYRRCDPERLQWKKATFGYIPGRFGQQPAPQEPFDRLLLIGDAAALQSPLSFTGFGSLVRNCPRLCDLLDTALRHNLLKAADLAQIRAYQGNSAVTWLFSRGMMVPTGKVLPPERINAILNSFFGILATEPPEVVDDFIKDRAGWLAFNRMAIKAALQNPRLLLWIWEAVGAEGFAQWLPTYFSYTGLALLSALLGSWFPKLVRRLQPWLESRYPRLWLRCLSWSYTLTYGVGQPRLEFHLPAPSSPAAQNLQNPIPTWIEERA
- a CDS encoding histidine triad nucleotide-binding protein, whose product is MSDTVFSKIIRREIPAQIVYEDERAIAFKDIAPQAPVHILVVPKEPIPGIAQAKPEHEALLGHLLLTAQRVAVEAGLSRGYRLVINQGEDGGQTVFHLHIHVLGGRAMGWPPG
- a CDS encoding precorrin-8X methylmutase, which produces MEWHVTDAESLMIIDQEVGKHELSPAEYEVVRRVIYATADFEYLHLIRFGNEALQAGAAALAARTTIVVDEPMVQVGIARAVQNTFSNPIYCGSEAVTRPQRDKTRSAWGLQTLAQRYPEAIFVIGQSQTALSTLVQLIAEKEVSPALVIATPAGFVDVVKAKQELADSMVPHIRTEGRKGGPAVAAAVLDGLLDLAWQAYVGASSPSPTGKSVSG
- a CDS encoding diflavin flavoprotein, with protein sequence MAVTAVAPRSGHLTLQTLLIGADTLAIRSQDWDRDRFDIEFALENGTTYNSFLIRGEKVALIDTSHEKFRQLYLDLLRGLLDPATLDYLVVSHTEPDHSGLVGDLLELAPQMTVVASKVAVQFLENLVHRPFRHLVVKQGDRLDLGKGHVLEFISAPNLHWPDTILTYDHGTQILYTCDVFGMHYCDDFAWDEHPHLLQADFKLYYDCLMGPNARSVLSALKRMESLPPIAAIATGHGPLLHHHLSDWVEHYRTWSLEQAKAERMVAVFYLSGYGQAEALAQAIARGIQKTGVAVELADLRLLDAHEVRELMSLAAGVVIGMPPQAGPDAASTQVLLKTLLAAAHSKQGFGLFESGGADDESVYLCRNTLQEMGAKEVFPPILLKQPLDETLLQLAEEAGTDLGQWLTRDRTIQQMKALDADLDRALGRISNGLYILTARKGQATSAMLASWVAQASSDPPGISVAVAKDRAIESFLQVGDTFVLNVLQEGHHQSLMRHFLKRFPPGADRFAGIKTYPAANGSPILADALAYLECRVASRLETSDHWVVYSTLEAGRVSNLEGLTAVHHRKVGNHY